The Vitis vinifera cultivar Pinot Noir 40024 chromosome 1, ASM3070453v1 DNA segment ATAGAAATTGGAGTCATTCTTGAGAATGAACACGACACTATTAGCTTGGAATCTATAATGTGGTTTATGGCAAGTCTCCTTGGCACCTGATGGCCTCTTATCACTCATGTGGAGCCTACTCTTCCTCCTTCTGTAGCCAGGACAAGGGTTCAAGATCAACTCCCAAAAGAGATGCACAACAGAGGTATGCGAGCTTTTGCCTAAATGAGGCTACGAGTAAGGATAACTATGAGGTATGTGATTCTGCCTAATAGCAAGAACCATGACAGTCGGGCTTGGAAAGCAAACACATCAGTTCTAATTTATTCATTAATACAAACATAACATAATCAAGGATACTATGAATCATATGTGTGCTCCCATAAATCCCAAGTGCAAATGTGTAGTTTGGAAGATTGGCATAAGGATGGATTTTGAACTTCTCTTAATTCTCAAGCAAGCTACTAGTAGTGTTACAAAATAACAAGACCAATGAACCTCACCACAAGTAGACCATATTTATAAAACATGCTTCATTTTCTTATACACTACCCAAAAGATCTcatgaaattcaaattattagCATGTATAATAAAACAGGTGTTTATGTGGAATTAATCTACTCCAAGGATTCATTTGATGGTAGGTCTTGATCCCTTTCCTGATGGCAACATAATGATCTTAGTATCAAAACTTCAGACTGTGGATGCCAACTTTAAGAAACCTCCCAGCTTCTAATTCACTTGAATACCCATCCAGATTAATGACTAGGCAATCAACctatttaagttttataaaatcCAAAGATTGTATATTAACAGTATCATTTAGCTACTGAGAATATTTTATTACTAATTAACAAGGTCGtttactaaaaatattgttaaaattttcCGGGCAATGACTACAATCACTTTAAGCAGAAGAAATAATGAAGAAATAAGCATACAATTCTACACTTTATCCGAAGTGAATGAAACATGATATAGAAAAGGATGAGCTATATTTCAAAAAGGATAcagctctccaaaagaaaaaggtaaagaaaaatgaaactcGGGAATTTCAATCATTTAATTCTTATTAGATACAGGGTAAGTACCTGATGGTCTGAAATCTATCTATAGAGAACCTCTCACCAGTAAGTTTCAACTTCAGTTGTCTCCAGCTTGATTCTCCGTTTGACTGGATCTTACAGAGAATGTCCATGGGCCTGTTTTTTGGAGCCAAACTACAAATCAAGCCTTTTCTTCATCAAGAATTTAAAGACGTAGTAACCCTCAGCATTCAGCAATCAGCAATCAGAAGAAACAGATATCCAGTTTTCTCATAAAAAGAAAGGATCAGCTCCTTCAGAAGGGATACAACTACCCAAAAGCAACAGGATgaaatttgggaattttgatCATTTATCTTCTTATTAGGTACCCAACAAGTAACTAATAGGCAATTGCTATTAGAGAATTATATGCAGAGCCAGCTCCCGAGTAGTTTCAACTTCAATACCTCTTGATTCTCCAGCAGATTAGATTTATATAGAGAACATCGATGGGCATGTATTGTCAACTGAAACCACATACCAACCCTTTTCTTTGCAACTACTCGATGACAATTAAGTTTTCAAGGTCTCCCTAAATGCGGCAGGTGCAAGATGATGATGGCATTTTCAAATAATGATGAAACAGAAACTCTCAGGTAGCTTCATCTTCACTAACAATGACTTCATCACAGTTGGGAAACATGATTTCATATTGGGTTACCAACTTTCCCACTAATGACAGTAATTTATCATACCTAATAATAGGGCACTAATCTTTTATATAGTTGCTTATTTTGGGATTTCTGGACCCTTTTTTCCTTTAACGTACATGATATTTTGGGAAGGGCACAGGATCTTTCCTGAAGTGGTTAACTCTATCTCACTCGTGGTCTACTCAGTTCAGCTAAGCCTGCTCTAGGGCTGAGCAGGATTGAGCTGGAGAGGATTCTGTGTAACTCTTAACTGGTAATCTAGTAAGTCATTTTTTAAGGTACCTCATAGCCAAGCAGCCCATAAAAATGATTAAGCTCATTCAGGCTCATCATACCCTGCATCTCTGTTACTGAGCCCAATGCTCCATATTATtgaggaaaatgaaaaacaaaggtAGTACACTTAAAAATGTATACTGTATGCCAGTAGTATTTGTTCATAGGTTCATATACACATAACAAAAACATTTGTTCATAGCTCCATGTACACATAGCAACATGATATGTTCAAAGCGCCATGTACACATACCAAACAGTTGGCTCCATCACTATTAAGCACACAGAAAACAAATGCAAACTGACAACAGCAGCTACAATGCGGGTTAATGACTTATCAATATGATGCAGGCAATGCAAAGCTCTGCTGTGTCCATTGTGGAGGATCCATCACTACACAGGGATCTGATTTCTCAAAATCGGCAACCTACAAGAAACCAAGTTCACATTAAAGTATCATTGCTAAATTTTCATCAAAGCATGAAAATTGAAGTAATGGACAAAAAACACAGTgcggataaatttttttaccttttccttGCAGCTTGGGCAATAATGATATTTATGCCAGAGGCAGTCCATTGAAGGACAAAGAAAGCAAATTCCAAGCATCATCGGCATCATACAACCGACAACAGCTGCCAGGCTTGGTTTCGACCTTTATTGTACACAAAACATCATAATTAAGaccagagaaaaagaaaagtatacCTGCACTGCAGAACTATAATAGAACATATGCTAGAGAGAGAAATGTAGAAGAAGATTAAAATGGAAGGAAGAAAATCCAGAACATCAAGGGGAAAGTTTGtaagtgaaatttttttgtagAGACCAAATGTATTTGTTTCTCTGAATACAATTTACAAAAATGCCTTAAGCTCACCATCACGCTAAGGTTTAATGGTGCTGATCTGCTACCCTTTGGGTTATTACAGGTGTAATATGACAAATGCCAAATTGTAAATTGAAGGGGAAAAAAGAGTTTCAAGCTAAAAATTTCCCAAAAGCTAGCATAATAATTTCTATCTCATCCTAGTTGAAAATAAGCACCCAATGGTACTTGAGGCTGTTAagtaaagattttttttccatgtttgaAATAGTCACCTAACTGAAGTGGAAAAAAGTAAAGGCAAAGATCATAACCAAAAAAAGAGGGAAACAGAACATATGGTGGAGCCTACATGAAGCAGAAGAATTCTCAAATCAACCAGAACAGTCCAGAATATGCTGAAGAATAGTTATGCATAACTGAGACTGACATCAGACATTCATGTGGTAGAAACCTCGACCGCTATTTGTGACCCACCAACTGGATATCTGTTTCTCCCCAAAAGAAACAGTAAACAAGATTGATTGATTGTGGCTGGTTTTTACTGCCAACCTTAAATCACAAACCCCTCCAAGACTTCTAGTAAATGGCTCTTCCCATTACAAGTCAGTTTTCTGTTATTTGTATGAAGAGAAAACAGATATATGGGCTTGCTTATGCCATGCTGAACTAAGAGATCTCTCCAACATCTCCATCTTGAAAGTCAAGAGTAGCAGAGATGTATCCAACACCTGCAACTAAATTTTACTTTTCTGCATCCTTTCGATATTTTAAAATGCAAGCACTAAGAAAGAGACACCTTAGGATATTATCTGCAACAGTAGATAACCAAAATAAGTTGTTCCCAATCCAGTGTTTGTACACCTCAAGAATTAGAATGGGAAATAGTTTCTATACCCACACTTATGTTTATTTGAACCAGcagcccttgaggcctggctcaagtggtaaagggattgggagggtttgtgggaggttccaagttcaagtcccaatggggacaaaaatttacctatcaagaaaaaaaatgtttatttgtaCAAGCACAAGAATCAAAATATCTTCTTTCAAATACTCCCTTTACTACCAAGTATATAGAAACGGGATTTTCCCATAACCTGATCTTCGTtaaattaaatagtttttttataaataaattaaattaaattaaattaaattaaaaataaataaataaatccctAAAATAGAAGAACTAAATGAGATAATATTTGGCATATTACCATGTTATATTTTGTGGCTAATtccatttaaaatttgtaaaagtataaaaattaagtttatcCACTTCTAAAAATTTAGTTCAAACTTActataaaataacaatttttcaaagatgtaagaaatttaatttttcaattccaTTATTGACAAAAATGAGATGAAAGAAGAATATATGAAGGAAGGGAAGGAGTTATTAAAATATTGGTTTGGAAcataatttgaatattttatttttagaaaccaACTCCTAAGATACACTAGtaattacaaattattataagtCTAAACCTGAATGATGGGAATAGAAATACCACCTCCTCCCCCAAGTTCCCATAGCCTACATAATGTGGGTTATGCAAAGACATGGTAAATCATCCACAAGCTCATTTGTGTGAACCAAACATGGGAATATGGGAATAAGACAGCATTCCCATTCATATTCCTGCATTCCTAAAAACAATCATGGCCTTAACAGTGCCTAACAGCCCTAGCCTATCCAGActgaaattatttcattttgtttcagTTATCATTTGATATGAGTTTATTATACATTTGGTTGTTATAAAATGGAAGAACAAGAGGAGCCCACAAGGTGTGGTTCAACAGTAGCATTCTTTGGCAGTTAACTAGAAGTCCTGAGTTCAAGCCTCCCTAGAATTTAAGTAGTGTAGGGCAGTGAGAGCAGGCCCATATCAACCAGGGTTGACAGTTGGGATAAATGCCTTTATCTCAGGAAAGATTCCCAGttatcaaaaaagaaatgaaggaaatggagaaaaaataaaaaagataaccAAGATATAAATCATTTATTAACCAAATCTGTAAAAGATAGTAAATTTAAAGAGGTAAACATATGTATTTATCAATATCAAATGCATGTAAACACTGAAGACTACAGTTTTACTGAAATTAACTCGACAAATATCATTAAAAcagttttaatgaaattaacttTAGAAATATCATTTTAATGCAATGTTTTATCATAAAATCTACATAATGAATTTCCAATCAAATTTCTAACTATTGTTTTAGGTTTCAACTTTGAACTAGACCTTAACAATATGTTAAAAGTTATATGCATCTAGTAATTCTCCACCAATATATCTAAAGGAAACTATTATTGATGTTTATGCAATTGTGAACCATGTTGAAGTTCCAACTTTCCAAGTTTATCATCATTgcctaaaaaatgaaataagataTTAAGTAAAAGTCTTTGCTCTTTATTCATCATCATCCACAAGGttaacattcaaatcatttgaaaaaCACATGTTTTATTCAAATAACATCTCTTAACATTAATTAGAAGCAATAACTACTCTTAAGCTTCAATTTCCAATGcttcatttttcttgaaaaaaagtATTGTATCGAATATATCCTATCACATGCATTAATTTTTGACAAACGTGATTTTTTTCCCAATTCCAATGTACTGTGCTTACTGAAAATTCTAGAAGAGAGTTAAAACAAAATAGCATACACATCCATGACAAATGGTACAGAAATTTTTGCAATGTAAATGAGGAACTCACACAATAATCTCCAagtttaaaattgttaattcCTGTCAAGTTTAAGGCAGTTGatcattaaattcttaatgGCCAGAGCATGATCCAAGTAAATTCACACTTTTTGCTAACAATACGGTTCCTATTGCTCCTAACTTCCAATCAAGAACTACACCACACACTGCTTCCAAGTTCCATCAGTTCTTTACCAATTTAACAGAATAACACAAAATTTCCATAGAATTTCAATTAATTCCTGCCTCATAACTTGAATCTATCAATATAATACCGCCGAAACCACCATAATTTGAATCTATCAACCAATTCACAAAACCCTAATATTGCCGAAAACAAAATTGAGCACATCAACAACAGATCGATCATCATTAAACCGAAATCATCAACCAACACATCAAAGATACATATGATACAGTTCATCATTAGATTCTTAATGACCAGAGCATAAGTCAAGTAAATTTATGCTGTTTAATCACAATACACACCCATCGCTCCCTGCATCCAAAAACATATAAATCAACCTCCACAAAAGTTATTAATTCAACATGCCACATTTCAAGTTCATCACTTCTTTTAACAATTTCACAGAatatcacttaaaaaaaaatcaacacaaTTTAAATTAACCGAACATCACGGAAACCAATTTTTACtcacaggaaaaaaaaaaaaaaacaaaccgaATCATTACTATAACTGAATTACCAACCAATACATCAAAATCCAAACAAAatttctcaataaaaaaaaagaaaaggcatAAAAGAAGAGTTTACTTTACGGTGGTAACGCCGGAGCTGCCGCAGTAGACGCAGTTGAAAGGAGCGGGAGTGTCTCGGAAAATGGTCTGCTGAATCGGAACTCCCTTGGGATCGCCGACGAAGGCGTTCGGCGGAATGACACCGGCCTGGTAGGGGTTCTGGTTAGGATGGTAGACCGCCGGGTAGGGGATCCCCATCACTGGTTCTTCCTCTTTCTTCGCCATTTTCTATCGTTCAACTTTCTAATTCACTTTCTTCATCTGTGAGTAAATATTTATAGCTGTCGCGTGACTTCTGAGGTGCTTCTCATACGACTTTGAAAAGTCCAACGAAAACAAATAGCCACGTGTCATTTCCTAATTTGTAGGAAAAGAGGGAGATGGCCACGTGTCAATCTTTAATTTGTGGTtaggaagaaaatggaaaatactAATTAGAATTTAGAAGTCCATTTCTTCTTACCTTAATCTCACCTTGTATACGTGTgtatctaaattttatttttctatacttttatttaataatttaatttaattttaaacatGAGGGGTGTAATTTGGACAAATTTAGTCCCACTTAACTCAACTTTAAGTAGATCTGAGTAGCCCCTTTTGTGATTCGGTTTAAGTTAGACTCAAATGAGGATGTTGGGCAACAAACTCAACTCAAATCCAAattgaatatttaataattttaattagataattatacattatcataaataatttgattttataatatattatttatctaataatATTTAAGCTTTCCTTATGTACTTGCATTACATTGATCAATTTAATGTTGATGAAATTACCCAATATAGTTTAACGAAATGTAAATTTTCATGGACAAACTTTCTTTTTAACTTGTTAATATTATAcgctttgatttttattttttttaccttgtTGTCATCTAACTAACCCAACCCAAGTATTGATCCATATGTAGGATTATACACTTACGACATTGGGTGTTGGAAATCCACGTTGTATCAAATTAAACTTTACAATCTTTATTTCTCTATTATATTCTTCAATGTGTTCATATTACCTTAATTACAAAGAGAGATGCCAAAGATAGAATTAAAAGTTTGAATAAAGTCATAATAAGGTAGTCATATTCAAATATATGGTCGGATCACCTCCTTTTAAGAGAatcataaaattgataaaaataaaaaataaataactctattgaaaaaataataatatcatttttggaataattttcattttttaataaaaaatgtgacTACATAGTTGACcaatatatatagaataaagtAAAGAGGGCTCCTAGACGTATGAAATGCATTTGAATGGAAGCTTCAAATGGTTGACCAAGTCCGTCAACCCCCATGTTCTTATGTGGGGTCTTTTCTTCATTTAATTTCTTtagcattttatttattttttacaaatataattttaaatagttcatattcaaatatttttgcgTGTTGAATCGtcttacaaaattttgaataattaatagTCAAACTAAATAATTTCATCTTAAAATTTGCATCTAACTATCTAATTGAATAAAACCcgtattttaaagttataaaatataaatcataataaattattaaaagataaatacatcTTAAACCCTAAGTTAGTGAGTGTTttgtaaatcaacttaataatttaacttaagtcattaaacaaattaaatatattttgtaaaataacttaatgatatgatttaaagtcaaaaataattttaagtactaagtaaaattaatgaatttattctTAACtccacatatttattttatctttttgtcaTCATTTACACTAATTACGTTTATCATCTTTTTTGTTATTCCATCACTTCCATTGTtactcaatattttttttctaattataatttatgaagataaatatgttaaattgatgatttaaaatatattttaaattaattttattaaacaactttaatacttaaaataagaattgaataataaattttaagttaataacttaattataatttaacttaaagtcaatttaaataattaagtaacaAGTAATAAGTTTTGCCAAACACCCATTAGAGTTTGTACTCCACATGTTAGATTCCAATTAATCACAAATTTTgtgatcataattttaaaaaaaaattggttatccataagaataataaaatataaaacataagtcataacaaaatattaaaagataaatatgtttgaaagtCGTAAAATAACCCAACAATTCAAGGTAAATAATAATTCATAAACTcaagttttaacatttgaaCATATTTTAACAATTCAACACAATTGATAGACCATATAGtctaaatttttgtaatttaaataaaataataataatatattgacaCATTAAATATGTAGTTAagattgacaattttgtttcatttattttgactTAAGGTATTTCTATATCGTGTCTTACTCTCTATTAATCACTCAAAGTTGTTGAGAGTGATCAATTGGGATGAGACATGCAAATATAGGATTTAATTAATGCATGGTATGgactaatggttttaaaattgagctaaaaggttttttcaaatggttttaaaaatcttcTCGAGCACTCAAGTGCCTATGGcagaattttctaaaattttggagtctttttttttttttctaatttttaatagatttttttgggaaaattctAGATCTAGTCCACCAACTTCCTTAGCCTATAAATGCATTatctaaaatagttttaaactttttatgtttttattggGTTAAGAGGAGGATTTGCATCtcctcaaataaaaataaattaaaaagtagttattacaaaattaaaaataattaacttttaGGCCAAAATGATTCAAACACTTATTCACCTTTTTTAGGCATTGCCTAAACTAGAtccaataattttcttatatattgaaaattaaataataaataataataagtgaaTTCAGATTCCATGGACTAAATATTGAGTTTGTACTTTTCAATCCAAGCCCTATCCAAACCTCACCCATATCAACCAAAACCAGGGTTACGCACGGATTAGATGGGTTGGAGTTGGTCAAGTTGCGGTCTAATCAAAATGGAacacaaaatataaattagatGAAACAAATAAAGAGAGCGATGAATTTTATTTCCCATCTACTTTATCCTTGTTCATCTTCCATATATTAGATTCCATTGATCACAATTTTGTGATcgtaatttataaaatttttggtGATCCATTGGAATAGTAAGTTAGAACATGGTGTTGTGGAcaaatatcttatattaaaattaagatatCCCTTTTACCAAAAAAGATAAGGTGCATTTAGTGCATAATTATAAACTCCAAAAGaacaatcatattttaaaaatatattctggGAATATAATGAACACAAGAGCCTTTTTGataacattttcaaaaaataatttttgagattcttaaaatagttttcaattatttttaagaacaaaattcaatttgaaaacttaagaGCATGTTTTgttgtgtgatttaaaaataattttttagtttttaaaaatgaaaggaaaacatGAGTCTGTCTTATTATGTTTtctgaaacttgtttttttaaaataatttttaagttaaagaataaaaaatactttttaaaaacaaattttaaaaaacataaccAAATGAACcctaaatataatatatatatatatatatatatacatctagaaaattattttaatttatatatatataaaaaaaaaaagcttttaagaacgaccaaccataagatttcctTCTAAACCCTagtataaaattagaattaaaaggttaataataaaatgttttatttaagttttattcTCAGTTTTAGAGTTTAGTTATATTAtcaattatctaaaaattaatatgaatatatttgATGCATGATTCTTtcaattatgtttataaagttgcatttaatagtaaataaagaaaaataaataaaaattaattgtatacctttctttaattttattgaatgaaGAGTATACGGACCTTATATTAgtatgaaaattttccaatattAAGAAAATCCTATGTCTTAAAACATCCATATTTCCAAAATTATATACATGCTAGATATGGAAATTTTATACTGGAAAaacttgattaaaaaatattatcccaaaattgattatttaaaaatgttctcatattatttttgcacttgtttgaagaattgaaaatgataaaaataaattgaccatttttcgttattttatattttgaaataaaagtaTTTATCAAAATCCATATTACTATtcattatcaaacaaaccctttattattttatatctttccTTACTACACAAATGTTACATATCTAATTTATGTTATATTGAAATCAAGAATCTAAGGGTTTGTTTAGCAATAAGTAAGTATAAGCTAAAATACTATAGATAAGGAAATAGGTATACGGCAAGCATATCGGTAAGCCAATCAAGAAAGGTATACGGTCTCCCTTGTATAGTTAAGGCCAAGCCAATCAAAGGGTTACGGTATAAGCCAAGCAAGAAAACGGTTGGCAGTTAACGGATATGGGCTTCGGTAAGCACTCCTGGTAGGCGTCAATCCAATCAGTGCGATAGGTTCTGAGGTTAAGCAATAATAAGAGATGAGCCTTGAAAGCAGCTAAGGCCGTTTAGGTTGGTCTACGAATAAAGTCTTTAAATCAATCTCTTGCCCTTAAGCACATCTCTGGcttctttccttttaatatGTCACCCAGCAATCAAACTAAAGCGCTAACGCGCAACGGCTTTCGCGCTAGGCGCTCAGTCCGTTGCTTGTTCCGATCAATTCGAAATAATCCAACATCAACTGCTCTACTATAATTCATaggtttttttattgtattGATCCCGGGATCTATCGAAACAATGGAAGAATagtatagaaaaatgaaaaaagaaagcaacaaagtaatccttttttattttttttttagcattccTCAGAAGTAATGGATTGAGCCGTTAACAGATGATCCAAGGAGTTCTATGGTGACTTCTTCAGAATCTTTTTTAAGGAGTAGTAGACCCCACCTATCCTTCATGCTTTAACCATGACATGAGGTGAGGCGATAATGCATAAAAAATCTTCCTAGGATTATCAAAAAAGGGTAAGTGCGCGATATGTGGATCACCCGAAGCAAGATCTTATTATGCGTAGTACCTCGTTGGACAACCACTATGTCTATGTCGCCTCCAGTATATCTTGGATATCGTATCTACGTAATAGCAGAACGACTCCCTCTTTGAACAGTACAGTCAAGAGGGAAAGACAAAAAATAGGGCTTGCTCTTGGAAGATCTTTTTTACAGGAGGAAGAAGCTCATTCACTTGACGACATACGATTCAGTTCATCTCTCGCTCGACGGATAGAACTCCCAGATCGCTTCGTGAGCTTGTCTCGCCACTCGCTTCGCTCGACGATAAAGACCAGTGTCACAATGGAACCCTTCCACCGAGATGAAGCTCTCGCGCCTCAAAGACCAGCGCTATCGCATCCACGCTAACTATGCACTGCAACCCGGAGCAGCTATCTTGACTTGAGCTAACAAGCTTTCTTCTGCCCCGTTAACAAGACCAAAACTGCAAAATAAATTCGCCTGTCGCGGGTGATAGGCG contains these protein-coding regions:
- the LOC100242123 gene encoding GSH-induced LITAF domain protein; its protein translation is MAKKEEEPVMGIPYPAVYHPNQNPYQAGVIPPNAFVGDPKGVPIQQTIFRDTPAPFNCVYCGSSGVTTVKSKPSLAAVVGCMMPMMLGICFLCPSMDCLWHKYHYCPSCKEKVADFEKSDPCVVMDPPQWTQQSFALPASY